DNA sequence from the Juglans microcarpa x Juglans regia isolate MS1-56 chromosome 5S, Jm3101_v1.0, whole genome shotgun sequence genome:
GGGAGTTGTAAGCACACTTGACACTCAACTTAGCCTCTCCTACTATCTAGTACAAACTTTAATTTGACCTTATTGAGTTTcgctgaaatattttttatgtcaatTCTTTGTGTAGGTGACTTTGCACAACAATCCAAAGCCAATCTCATAACTGAAGATATGCAGTCCTCCATGGCAGCAcgttctttttcatttctcaacaaatTGGCATCAACAATATCGAGTATTGAAGTGAGTAGTGATTCATCCACCCAATGCTTCAAGGTCAATTCTCCAATAAACATGCTATCTGTAGGCTTCTTTCTTGTGAAAGTTTCCATTAGTAAAATGCCATAGCTATACACATCGCCTCATGTAGAAACAACTCCTTCTAATCCATACTCTGTGGATAACATTCTAACTCATCAGAAatactttcttattttataatagtgAACAAACAAATCTGAAAAGAACTAGTACTTGTAGATCAagactcaatatatatatatatatatatatgttgttctgGACTCAAAAGATATTTAATTGCATGTGAATGGGTAGAAGGATGAACATGCAATCTAAAATGGAAAAGTTTGGAAATTTACCTGGTGCCATGTACCCAAAAGTAGCAAGAGTCATGGTATGCATCATAGAGTCCCTATCATCTAAGAGCTTGGCCATGCCAAAATCGGCAACATGAGCAACCATTTCTTCATCTAATAAGACATTGCTAGGCTTCAAATCACAATGAATAATTGTTGTTGAATAACCATGATGAAGGTATTCTAATGCTGATGCGATATCAATCATGATATTTAGCCTTTGTAAGATATTCAGATAGTGATCTTGAGAGTGCAACCATTTCTCCAAGTTTCCATTAGGCATGTATTCCAATACAAGGGCTTTGAAGTCAATATTGCTGCAAATGGTGATGATTTTGACAAGATTTCGATGACGAATATTTCATAGCAGCTCACACTCTGCATCAAAACTTTTGAACGCCCCTCTCACTTGCAAGTTCATAATTTTGATTGCAATATTCATCCCATCTGAAAGTGTTCCTTGGTATACTGACCCAAAACTTCCTTCACCAAGTAAATTATTAGAGTTGAATCCATTCGTTGCTTGTACAAGTTGTTGATGAGAAATTCTTCTCCATGTAACTAGAGGGTACAAGTCTGCTTGAGCAGGAGATTTtgcattcctctttttccattttttccaaGCAAAAGCAAGGGTCACTACAAGCATTATAAACACAATTGCTAGCAATACATACCTTAGCATATGTGGccatgttgttttcttttttcgagGATCACCTTCTTTACATGGGGGAACTTTCAATCAAGTTGCACCACAAAGTGCATTGTTTGACATAAATGATGTAGCTGAGAAGTTTAGAAATGGTCCACCTGTGGGAATCTCTCCTTGTAGTTTATTGAATGAGAGATTTAGATATTTGAGGTAGTGAAGTCGTTCTAAGGACTTGGGAATCTCTCCAAATAAATTGTTATCGGAAAgatccaaaaactccaagcttACCAATTCACCAAAAGATACAAGAATTGAGCCTTGTAGTCGATTTATTGCCAAGGAGAGATTAGTCAAATCTTTGAGACCACCAATTGTTTTAGGGATATCACCTGATAGTTGATTTCTTGACAAATTCAATCTCCTCAAGACCTTCATTTTCTCAATCTCAGATGAAAGAGAGCCACTTAAAGAATTGGATGAGAAGTCAACCTCCAAGAGATCTGTAAGCCTCCACAAGCTCAATGGAATCACAGAAGTTAATTGATTGAAGCTTAAGTAGAGAGCTCTTAGCGAAGTCATATTATCTATGCATCTAGGAATGTGTGCAGATAGATCATTACcaactaaaaataattcaaacaatCTCCTTAGATAACATAGTTCTGTTGGTATGGTTCCCTTTAGTCTATTACCATCAAGGCCCAAACTTTGAAGCATGCGCAAACTTCCTATTGTGGTTGGAACAAGTCCTCTCAATTCATTGCTGGATAAGGTCAACATAGTCAAACCACTTAAATTCCCGATCTCTATCGGAATGCTACCCTTAAGTTTGCAATCATATAGGTAAAGTGtttgaagagaaagagagaggtttCCAATGGACTTGGGAAGGAAGCCATTCAAGTGATTTTTGCTCAAAGCTAAATAAACGAGATTTATACAATTGGACAAATAGGAGAAAATACTCAATTCTAGAGATTCAACTGTCAAATCATTGAATCCTAGGTCGAGCACCTGGAGGGATCCTAAATTTCCAAGCGAT
Encoded proteins:
- the LOC121267109 gene encoding DNA damage-repair/toleration protein DRT100-like, which translates into the protein MTSLRALYLSFNQLTSVIPLSLWRLTDLLEVDFSSNSLSGSLSSEIEKMKVLRRLNLSRNQLSGDIPKTIGGLKDLTNLSLAINRLQGSILVSFGELVSLEFLDLSDNNLFGEIPKSLERLHYLKYLNLSFNKLQGEIPTGGPFLNFSATSFMSNNALCGAT